In one window of Candidatus Omnitrophota bacterium DNA:
- the secF gene encoding protein translocase subunit SecF yields MRKEINFIGMSKGAFALSALLVLFAAASLIRGVNWGIDFTGGTVAQIKFEQLSDIASLRQAFSAHSPVIQEFPGAKTFILKFSQSEEITNASIAEKLKAEYPDNPSEIERFEMVGPVVGEFLKQAAIYAFGGALLGIILYVALRFRGSIWGLAAVIAIIHDVIITFGILAALGISVDLIVVTSLLFIAGYSVNDTIVIYDRLRENLRKAQRQKTSSVFNSSITQTLSRTLITSLTTAVVVVALFIFGGEIIHSFSLSLLIGIIVGTYSSIFVASPLVYYKLEK; encoded by the coding sequence ATGAGAAAAGAAATAAATTTCATAGGGATGAGCAAGGGCGCTTTTGCCTTATCGGCGCTGCTCGTGCTCTTCGCCGCGGCAAGTCTCATAAGAGGCGTGAACTGGGGAATAGATTTCACGGGCGGAACCGTAGCCCAGATAAAATTTGAACAGCTCTCGGATATCGCCTCACTCCGCCAGGCATTTTCCGCGCACTCCCCCGTGATACAGGAATTCCCGGGAGCGAAAACCTTCATCCTCAAATTCTCCCAATCGGAAGAAATAACCAACGCCTCCATCGCCGAAAAACTGAAGGCTGAATACCCTGACAATCCCTCGGAAATAGAACGCTTTGAGATGGTCGGGCCGGTCGTCGGAGAATTCCTGAAACAAGCCGCCATCTACGCTTTCGGCGGGGCGCTCCTCGGCATAATCCTTTATGTCGCCCTCAGATTCAGGGGCTCCATCTGGGGCCTCGCGGCGGTAATAGCCATTATACACGATGTCATCATCACTTTCGGCATACTCGCGGCCCTCGGAATAAGCGTGGATCTGATAGTCGTAACATCTCTTCTTTTCATCGCCGGGTATTCCGTGAACGACACCATTGTCATTTACGACAGGCTCCGCGAAAACTTAAGAAAAGCCCAGCGGCAGAAGACATCCTCTGTTTTCAACAGCTCAATAACGCAAACCCTCTCCCGCACCCTTATCACATCGCTGACCACAGCGGTCGTGGTCGTGGCCCTTTTTATTTTCGGGGGGGAAATAATCCACAGCTTCTCATTGTCGCTGCTGATAGGCATCATCGTGGGAACATACTCTTCTATCTTCGTGGCGAGCCCGCTCGTATATTACAAACTGGAAAAATAA